In the genome of Streptomyces sp. SAI-127, the window CTACGCCGACATCCTGTGGGGCGACACCGCCTACGACCGCTTCTGGTCGCACTTCATCTGGACGATCGTCTGGACGGCCCTGTGCGTCGCCCTCCACTACTGCATCGGCCTCGGCCTCGCGCTGCTGCTCAACCAGAAGCTGCGGGGGCGGACGCTGTACCGGCTGATCCTGGTGCTGCCCTGGGCCGTGCCGACCTTCGTCACCGTCTTCGGCTGGCGTTTCATGCTCGCCGACGGAGGCATCATCAACACCGTGCTGGACGCGCTGCACCTGCCCTCGCCGGCCTGGCTGGAGGACACCTTCTGGCAGCGGTTCGCCGCGATCATGGTCAACACCTGGTGCGGTGTGCCTTTCATGATGGTCTCGCTGCTCGGCGGACTCCAGTCCATCGACGCCTCCCTCTACGAGGCCGCCGAGATGGACGGCGCGAGCGCCTGGCAGCGGTTCCGGTACGTCACCCTGCCGGGACTCAGGAGCGTCAGCTCCACCGTCGTCCTGCTCGGCATCATCTGGACGTTCAACCAGTTCGCCGTGCTCTTCCTGATGTTCGGCAACACCGCGCCGGACGCGCAGATCCTCGTCACCTGGGCCTACTACCTGGGCTTCGGACAGCAGCCGCGTGACTTCGCCCAGTCGGCCGCGTACGGCATCCTGCTGCTGGCCATCCTGATCGTCTTCACCTCCTTCTACCGCCGCTGGCTGAACCGCAATGACCAGCAGCTCGCGATCTGAGGCAGGAGTCTTCATGAGTACGACCACAGTCGAGAGCTCCGCCGAGGTGTCCCCGACCGCCCCCGCGCAGGCACCCGGACGGATCCGCCGCCGCGGTGACAAGAGCCTCGCCGGCTCCCTCGTCTCGCACGGCATCCTGATCGTCGCGAGCCTGATCGCGCTGTTCCCGATCGTCTGGCTGGTCTTCCTGTCCCTCGGCCCGGACAAGGACGACTACCTCCACCCGGGCGGCATCTGGAAGAAGATGACGTTCGACAACTACTCGTTCGTCCTCCAGCACACGGCCTTCTTCGACTGGCTGAAGAGCTCGCTGATCGTCTCGCTCGGCACCACGGTGATCGGTGTGCTGATCGCCGCGACCACCGGGTACGCCGTGTCCCGTATGCGGTTTCCGGGCTACCGCAAGTTCATGTGGGTGCTCCTGGTCACGCAGATGTTCCCGGTAGCCGTACTCATGGTGCCGATGTACCAGATGCTCTCGGACCTCCAGCTCATCGACACCTATCTTGGACTCGTCCTCGTGTACTGCTCGACGGCGGTGCCGTACTGTGCATGGCTGCTGAAGGGCTACTTCGACACCATCCCGTTCGAGATCGACGAGGCCGGACGCGTCGACGGGCTGACCCCCTTCGGCACGTTCGCGCGGCTGATCCTGCCGCTCGCCAAGCCGGGGCTCGCGGTCGCCGCGTTCTACAGCTTCCTCACCGCCTTCGGTGAGGTCGCGTTCGCCTCGACGTTCATGCTCTCCGACACGAAGTACACCTTCGCGGTCGGTCTGCAGAGCTTCGTGAGCGAGCACGACGCCCAGCGGAACCTGATGGCCGCGACGGCCGTGCTGATCGCGATACCGGTGTCCGTGTTCTTCTACCTGGTACAGAAGAACCTGGTGACCGGCCTCACCGCGGGCGGCACCAAGGGCTAGCGCCCACTCGAAGACCCGAGGCGGCCGCAGTGTCCATCCGACCCCGCTGTCACTGCGGCCGCCTCGCCACTTGACGACCCCCATGACCCCCTTACGTTTCAAGGACGCCATGAGCCAGCAGTACTACGCCACCGCCCCGGCATCGACCTCCGCCAAAGCCCAGCGCAGCGACTGGTGGCGGGACGCGGTGATCTACCAGGTCTATCCGCGCAGCTTCGCCGACAGCAACGGTGACGGCATGGGCGACCTGGAGGGCATCCGCACCCGACTGCCGTACCTGCGCGACCTGGGCGTGGACGCCGTGTGGCTCAGCCCCTTCTACGCCTCCCCGCAGGCCGACGCCGGCTACGACGTGGCCGACTACCGGGCCGTGGACCCGATGTTCGGCAACCTCCTGGACGCCGACGCACTGATCCGCGACGCCCGCGGACTGGGCCTCAGGATCATCGTCGACCTGGTGCCCAACCACTCCTCCGACCAGCACGAATGGTTCAAGCGGGCGGTCGCCGAGGGCCCGGGATCGCCGCTCCGGGACCGCTACCACTTCCGGCCCGGCAAGGGCGCGAACGGCGAACTCCCGCCCAACGACTGGGAGTCGATCTTCGGCGGTCCCGCCTGGACGCGCGTCGCGGACGGGGAGTGGTACCTGCACCTCTTCGCCCCCGAGCAGCCCGACTTCAACTGGGACCACCCGGCCGTCGGCGACGAGTTCCGCTCGATCCTGCGCTTCTGGCTCGACATGGGCGTGGACGGCTTCCGCATCGACGTGGCACACGGCCTGGTGAAGGCGGAGGGGCTGCCCGACCTGGGATCCCACGACCAGGTGAAGCTGCTGGGCAACGATGTCATGCCGTTCTTCGACCAGGACGGCGTCCACGAGATCTACCGCCAGTGGCGACTGATCCTCGACGAGTACTCCGGAAACAAGAAGGGGCCCGAAGGGCCTTCCGCAGAAGGGCGGGGGTGGGAGACGGGCGGGCGGATCTTCGTCGCCGAGGCCTGGACCCCGACCATCGAGCGCACCGCGAACTACGTCCGCTCCGACGAGCTCCACCAGGCCTTCAACTTCCAGTACCTGAGCACCGCTTGGGACGCCGAGGAACTGCGCGAGGTCATCGACCGCACGCTGGAGGCGATGCGTCCGGTCGGCGCCCCGGCCACCTGGGTGCTGTCCAACCACGACGTCACGCGACACGCCACCCGCTTCGCCAACCCGCCCGGCCTCGGCACCCAGATCCGCACGGCGGGCGACCGGGACCTGGGCCTGCGCCGGGCCCGCGCCGCCACGCTGCTGATGCTGGCCCTGCCGGGATCGGCGTACATCTACCAGGGCGAGGAGCTCGGCCTCCCGGACGTCGTCGACCTGGCCGACGAGGTCCGCCAGGATCCGGCGTACTTCCGCGGCGCAGGCCAGGACGGCTTCCGCGACGGCTGCCGGGTGCCGATCCCGTGGACGCGCGAGGGATCGTCGT includes:
- a CDS encoding sugar ABC transporter permease codes for the protein MTVAIDRATGKRHGDRAPRPGRGQRLKQSYQKHWYAYAMITPVAVVLGVLVLYPLVYGVYLTLTDANSLNTARTIGVNHIDATYKFIGLDNYADILWGDTAYDRFWSHFIWTIVWTALCVALHYCIGLGLALLLNQKLRGRTLYRLILVLPWAVPTFVTVFGWRFMLADGGIINTVLDALHLPSPAWLEDTFWQRFAAIMVNTWCGVPFMMVSLLGGLQSIDASLYEAAEMDGASAWQRFRYVTLPGLRSVSSTVVLLGIIWTFNQFAVLFLMFGNTAPDAQILVTWAYYLGFGQQPRDFAQSAAYGILLLAILIVFTSFYRRWLNRNDQQLAI
- a CDS encoding ABC transporter permease subunit, giving the protein MSTTTVESSAEVSPTAPAQAPGRIRRRGDKSLAGSLVSHGILIVASLIALFPIVWLVFLSLGPDKDDYLHPGGIWKKMTFDNYSFVLQHTAFFDWLKSSLIVSLGTTVIGVLIAATTGYAVSRMRFPGYRKFMWVLLVTQMFPVAVLMVPMYQMLSDLQLIDTYLGLVLVYCSTAVPYCAWLLKGYFDTIPFEIDEAGRVDGLTPFGTFARLILPLAKPGLAVAAFYSFLTAFGEVAFASTFMLSDTKYTFAVGLQSFVSEHDAQRNLMAATAVLIAIPVSVFFYLVQKNLVTGLTAGGTKG
- a CDS encoding glycoside hydrolase family 13 protein → MSQQYYATAPASTSAKAQRSDWWRDAVIYQVYPRSFADSNGDGMGDLEGIRTRLPYLRDLGVDAVWLSPFYASPQADAGYDVADYRAVDPMFGNLLDADALIRDARGLGLRIIVDLVPNHSSDQHEWFKRAVAEGPGSPLRDRYHFRPGKGANGELPPNDWESIFGGPAWTRVADGEWYLHLFAPEQPDFNWDHPAVGDEFRSILRFWLDMGVDGFRIDVAHGLVKAEGLPDLGSHDQVKLLGNDVMPFFDQDGVHEIYRQWRLILDEYSGNKKGPEGPSAEGRGWETGGRIFVAEAWTPTIERTANYVRSDELHQAFNFQYLSTAWDAEELREVIDRTLEAMRPVGAPATWVLSNHDVTRHATRFANPPGLGTQIRTAGDRDLGLRRARAATLLMLALPGSAYIYQGEELGLPDVVDLADEVRQDPAYFRGAGQDGFRDGCRVPIPWTREGSSYGFGAGGSWLPQPSEWADLSVQAQTGDPDSTLELYRSALAVRRAQPDLGAGDVVEWLRAPEGVLAFRRGEFVCVANTGSEAVTTPAYGRLLLASGEVAEADGEAKVPADTTVWWTTA